A section of the Gemmatimonadota bacterium genome encodes:
- a CDS encoding response regulator, which produces MSLHSADSPLLRSESPTVDPLSLQTATDPLPDTDGVLQRHAPRRVRLVLIEDDADLSFVFQAILEQEGFEVMTAASGETGVAATIRTLPAAVLTDLGLPRMDGIAVARHLDGVQETRHIPRIALTGRVQDRIGETAELFRSVLLKPVSREELLTAVRSATDA; this is translated from the coding sequence ATGAGCCTGCACTCGGCGGACTCGCCCCTCCTCCGCTCCGAATCTCCGACCGTGGACCCGCTTTCGCTCCAGACCGCCACGGATCCGCTCCCCGACACCGACGGTGTGCTGCAGCGGCACGCTCCGCGCCGTGTCCGCCTCGTGCTCATCGAAGATGATGCAGACCTCTCCTTCGTGTTCCAGGCGATCCTGGAGCAGGAGGGCTTCGAGGTGATGACGGCCGCCAGTGGCGAGACCGGGGTCGCAGCCACGATCCGCACCTTGCCCGCAGCCGTGCTCACGGATCTGGGCCTCCCGCGCATGGATGGCATCGCGGTGGCCCGACACCTGGACGGCGTACAGGAGACCCGCCACATCCCCCGCATCGCGCTCACGGGACGGGTGCAGGACCGGATCGGTGAGACGGCCGAGCTCTTCCGCTCCGTCCTGCTGAAGCCCGTCTCCCGCGAGGAGCTGCTGACCGCCGTCCGGAGCGCCACGGACGCCTGA
- a CDS encoding alkaline phosphatase D family protein, with product MEGLPVPTGRKGHVGDTRRAFLARMRDFAGLLALGSLPGCGRERPVRLGLDPFGLGVASGDPTPDGVVLWTRLVADPLQGERLLEGPLSVGWELATDPSFGRILQHGTVTAIPELAHAVHLEVAGLEPGREYWYRFSTRDAESPVGRAVTAPAPGALPERYRFSFVSCQHWEQGLYTAYEHLAQEDIDLIVHLGDYIYEDGTDERVRGHNGPEIVTLDDYRRRLAQYKSDEHLRAAHAHVPFVATWDDHEVDNNYAGAVSERNAPRDEFLLRRAAAYQAYYEHMPLRRAQMPRGPDLLLYRRLQLGGLIELNVLDTRQYRTDQPCGDRRRPRCAEAYLEDATMMGADQERWLLEGMARSEARWNVLANQVMLAEVRSRLDGELTYPLDQWAGYVAPRQRLTGFLAEAKPANPVVLTGDIHTHWVADVKVDYESARAPTVATEFVGTSISSGGDGQDRYDSTADMLALNPHVKLFNGQRGWVSCTVSPTEWRADYKVLEYVSRPGSPAHTRASFVVEDGRPGAVEV from the coding sequence ATGGAGGGACTGCCGGTCCCGACGGGTCGGAAGGGTCATGTCGGGGACACGCGGCGCGCGTTCCTGGCCCGGATGAGGGACTTCGCCGGCCTGCTGGCCCTGGGGTCGCTGCCCGGGTGCGGCCGGGAGCGCCCGGTGCGCCTGGGACTGGATCCATTCGGCCTCGGGGTGGCCTCGGGCGATCCCACCCCGGACGGCGTGGTGCTCTGGACGCGGCTCGTCGCCGACCCGCTTCAGGGCGAGCGCCTGCTGGAGGGCCCTCTGTCCGTGGGGTGGGAGCTGGCCACCGATCCGTCGTTCGGGCGCATCCTGCAGCACGGCACCGTCACCGCCATCCCCGAGCTGGCGCACGCCGTCCACCTGGAGGTGGCTGGCCTGGAGCCCGGGCGCGAGTACTGGTACCGCTTCTCGACGCGGGACGCGGAGAGCCCGGTCGGGCGGGCCGTCACCGCTCCGGCGCCGGGCGCGTTGCCGGAGCGCTACCGCTTCTCCTTCGTCTCCTGCCAGCACTGGGAGCAGGGGCTCTACACCGCCTACGAGCACCTCGCGCAGGAGGACATCGACCTCATCGTCCATCTGGGCGACTACATCTACGAGGACGGCACGGACGAGCGGGTCAGGGGCCACAACGGGCCGGAGATCGTCACGCTGGACGACTACCGACGCCGCCTGGCCCAGTACAAGAGCGACGAGCACCTGCGCGCGGCCCATGCGCACGTGCCGTTCGTAGCTACGTGGGACGACCACGAGGTGGACAACAACTACGCCGGGGCGGTCTCCGAGCGGAACGCGCCCCGGGACGAATTCCTGCTGCGGCGGGCTGCCGCCTATCAGGCCTACTACGAGCACATGCCGCTCCGCCGGGCCCAGATGCCCCGGGGACCGGACCTGCTGCTCTATCGGCGCCTCCAGCTCGGTGGCCTGATCGAGCTGAACGTGCTCGACACCCGGCAGTACCGCACCGACCAGCCGTGCGGAGACCGACGCCGTCCCCGCTGTGCGGAGGCCTACCTGGAAGACGCCACCATGATGGGTGCCGACCAGGAGCGCTGGCTTCTGGAGGGGATGGCGCGCTCGGAGGCGCGCTGGAACGTGCTCGCCAACCAGGTGATGCTGGCCGAGGTGCGCAGCCGGCTGGACGGCGAGCTCACCTACCCGCTGGACCAGTGGGCGGGGTACGTGGCCCCCCGTCAGCGGCTGACGGGCTTCCTGGCGGAGGCCAAGCCGGCCAACCCGGTGGTCCTGACCGGCGACATCCACACGCACTGGGTCGCGGACGTCAAGGTGGACTACGAGAGCGCGCGCGCGCCGACCGTCGCGACCGAGTTCGTCGGGACGTCCATCAGCTCGGGTGGAGACGGGCAGGACCGCTACGACTCCACGGCGGACATGCTGGCGCTCAATCCGCACGTGAAGCTGTTCAACGGCCAACGCGGCTGGGTGTCCTGCACGGTCTCTCCGACCGAATGGCGGGCCGACTACAAGGTGCTGGAGTACGTCTCGCGGCCCGGCTCGCCCGCGCACACGCGGGCGAGCTTCGTCGTGGAGGACGGGCGGCCGGGAGCGGTGGAGGTGTAG
- a CDS encoding DNA-formamidopyrimidine glycosylase family protein, which yields MPEGDTIHRAARTLSRALVGQRVVAARSGVPGLGSRVSALSGCTVAAVEARGKHLLIHLDDGQTLRTHMRMTGSWHLYRPGERWRKPAARARVVLETDAWTAVCFNAPDIELERSGRLDAELDARLGPDLLAEEFDADGVAARWASEPSLPIGVAVMRQRLAAGIGNVYKSELLFLLGIDPFVQTGGLPRATLRLLAREARTLLLANLGPGPRTTRRSLDPGRLWVYGRSGEPCRRCGTPIRMRRQGEEARSTYFCPVCQPPGSLGSEGPPDL from the coding sequence GTGCCCGAAGGCGACACCATCCATCGGGCCGCGCGGACGCTGTCGCGCGCGCTCGTGGGGCAGCGCGTCGTCGCGGCACGGAGCGGCGTGCCGGGCCTCGGCTCGCGCGTCTCGGCGCTGAGCGGGTGCACCGTGGCCGCGGTCGAGGCACGCGGGAAGCACCTGCTCATCCACCTGGACGACGGGCAGACGTTGCGCACGCACATGCGCATGACGGGTTCCTGGCACCTCTACCGACCCGGAGAGCGGTGGCGCAAACCCGCCGCTCGCGCGCGGGTGGTCCTGGAGACGGACGCGTGGACCGCCGTGTGCTTCAACGCGCCCGACATCGAGCTCGAGCGGAGTGGTCGTCTGGATGCGGAGCTCGATGCCCGCCTCGGGCCCGACCTGCTCGCAGAGGAGTTCGACGCGGACGGGGTCGCGGCACGCTGGGCATCGGAGCCGTCGCTACCGATCGGCGTCGCGGTCATGCGCCAACGCCTCGCGGCGGGGATCGGCAACGTCTACAAGTCCGAGCTCCTCTTCCTGCTGGGGATCGATCCCTTCGTGCAGACCGGGGGCCTGCCGCGCGCAACGCTGCGTCTGCTCGCGCGCGAGGCGCGCACGCTGCTGCTGGCCAACCTGGGCCCAGGCCCGCGCACCACGCGGCGCTCGCTCGATCCGGGAAGACTCTGGGTGTACGGACGGAGCGGGGAGCCGTGCCGCCGCTGCGGCACCCCGATCCGCATGCGACGGCAGGGGGAGGAGGCGCGCTCGACCTACTTCTGCCCGGTGTGCCAACCACCGGGAAGCCTCGGGAGCGAGGGCCCGCCCGACCTCTGA